Proteins found in one Labrenzia sp. VG12 genomic segment:
- a CDS encoding DUF4139 domain-containing protein, producing MQFRTSTALFLCMIAPSVGLAADNGPITSITLSSGGLAEIVRKADIDSAGLINMTVPLDQVNDVLKSIVVFDEAGVVEGITLPGPNPLAETFKNLPFSVEDLQSPARLLSALQGTRVRLDRAGSSVEGLVLGVSARDQGDKGQAFVVSVLSDGRITGVELGADTEVSFLDEDISQKVARALNAVGSGKADGARNVALKVAGEGAREVAVSYVVPAPIWKTAYRVVTLADDKARLQAWAVLENASGEDWDNVEVTLSSGAPVTLKQRLHDLYWKQRREVPIDVSEGYVPPADTGAEPVFDVAESEAVLESRSQIAAFAAPAAAPRPVTRKMADANVGEAVEGAVTASFTLPWKVSLGSGETLSAPIVDKVVSAETVSVFQPESGLSHPIAAILINNETETSLPRGILTVYDESEGYVGDAQINGMPSGESRMASFATDKKVRIAQSATGDNQITSIKVADGVLTAIVRETSVTRYAIKGAPDGDRTVIIEHAKRPGWNFSSDNEMDSTVSHHRLRVDVAEGVTESVVALQERTLSETYALISTDANRLLYLSRRSPDKNIAAKLKELSDLQTEIAQIEQQVQQLRYDKEQESQDQDRHRANLAATQPGADLYKRAVRKLEESETRIEGIETDISALMERRAEIRATLGDKIRTF from the coding sequence ATGCAATTTCGCACGTCCACAGCCCTTTTCCTGTGCATGATCGCCCCTTCCGTAGGTCTTGCGGCCGACAACGGCCCGATCACCTCGATCACGCTGTCCTCCGGCGGGCTTGCCGAAATCGTGCGCAAGGCAGATATCGACAGTGCGGGTCTGATCAACATGACGGTGCCGCTCGATCAGGTGAACGATGTTCTGAAAAGCATAGTTGTCTTCGATGAGGCAGGCGTGGTTGAGGGCATTACCTTGCCGGGACCCAACCCGCTTGCCGAAACGTTCAAGAATCTTCCCTTTTCTGTCGAGGATCTTCAATCGCCGGCACGTCTTCTGTCAGCGCTGCAGGGCACCCGGGTGCGGCTGGACAGGGCCGGCTCCTCGGTCGAAGGCCTCGTACTCGGCGTTTCCGCGCGTGATCAGGGCGACAAGGGGCAGGCTTTTGTGGTTTCGGTCCTCAGTGACGGGCGCATCACCGGGGTGGAGCTCGGCGCCGATACCGAAGTGTCGTTTCTCGACGAGGACATCAGCCAGAAAGTGGCCCGCGCGCTGAACGCCGTCGGCTCGGGCAAGGCGGACGGCGCTCGCAATGTCGCGCTCAAGGTCGCCGGTGAGGGCGCGCGGGAAGTTGCCGTTTCCTATGTGGTGCCGGCACCCATCTGGAAAACGGCCTATCGCGTGGTGACGCTCGCCGATGACAAGGCCCGGCTGCAGGCCTGGGCGGTTCTGGAAAACGCCAGCGGCGAGGACTGGGACAATGTCGAGGTGACGCTCTCCTCCGGTGCGCCGGTGACTCTGAAACAGCGCCTGCACGACCTTTACTGGAAACAGCGCCGGGAAGTGCCCATCGATGTGTCCGAAGGCTATGTGCCGCCGGCCGATACCGGGGCGGAACCGGTCTTCGATGTGGCGGAGAGCGAAGCGGTTCTGGAAAGCAGGTCCCAGATCGCCGCCTTTGCCGCCCCCGCGGCCGCACCGCGCCCGGTTACCCGGAAGATGGCCGACGCCAATGTCGGCGAGGCGGTCGAGGGCGCTGTGACGGCTTCCTTCACCTTGCCCTGGAAAGTGTCGCTGGGCAGCGGTGAGACGTTGTCCGCACCGATTGTCGACAAGGTGGTCTCTGCCGAAACCGTCTCCGTCTTCCAGCCGGAAAGCGGTCTGTCCCACCCCATCGCCGCCATCCTGATCAACAATGAGACCGAGACCAGCCTGCCCAGGGGCATTCTGACCGTCTATGACGAGAGTGAAGGTTATGTCGGTGATGCGCAGATCAACGGCATGCCGTCAGGTGAAAGCCGGATGGCGAGTTTTGCAACCGACAAGAAGGTCCGGATCGCCCAGAGTGCGACCGGTGACAACCAGATCACCTCGATCAAGGTGGCCGACGGGGTGCTGACGGCCATCGTGCGCGAGACGTCTGTGACACGCTATGCCATCAAGGGCGCGCCGGATGGCGACCGCACCGTGATCATCGAGCACGCCAAGCGCCCGGGCTGGAATTTCTCCTCAGATAACGAGATGGACAGCACCGTCAGCCATCATCGGCTCCGCGTTGACGTTGCCGAAGGCGTGACGGAATCGGTGGTCGCGCTGCAGGAGCGCACCTTGTCGGAAACCTACGCCCTGATCTCGACCGACGCCAATCGCCTGCTTTATCTCTCCCGCCGGTCGCCGGACAAGAATATTGCGGCCAAACTGAAGGAGCTCTCGGACCTGCAGACCGAAATCGCGCAGATCGAGCAGCAGGTCCAGCAACTGCGCTATGACAAGGAGCAGGAGAGCCAGGACCAGGACCGTCACAGGGCCAATCTGGCCGCCACGCAGCCAGGGGCAGACCTCTACAAGCGCGCGGTGCGCAAGCTGGAAGAGTCCGAGACCCGGATCGAGGGCATCGAAACGGACATCAGCGCCTTGATGGAACGGCGCGCGGAAATCCGCGCAACGCTCGGCGACAAGATCAGGACGTTCTGA
- the gph gene encoding phosphoglycolate phosphatase (PGP is an essential enzyme in the glycolate salvage pathway in higher organisms (photorespiration in plants). Phosphoglycolate results from the oxidase activity of RubisCO in the Calvin cycle when concentrations of carbon dioxide are low relative to oxygen. This enzyme is a member of the Haloacid Dehalogenase (HAD) superfamily of aspartate-nucleophile hydrolase enzymes (PF00702).): MSVLVFDLDGTLVSSMEDLVATLNVVMTHAGHDAIPEDKVAHMVGMGAKVLIQRGLDYNNVSWTDDTIAPLFQHFLEHYADNSTVHTRPFDGVVNALQRFRADGWKLAVCTNKAERLTLPLLEKLDLDRHFDAVVGGDTYPTAKPHAEPLLGAIERAGGSVKGSLMVGDSGPDINAARNAGIPVIAVDFGYTPVPIRELGPDRVISHFDELAGAVADLTAPVRTS; encoded by the coding sequence ATGTCTGTCCTGGTTTTTGATCTGGATGGCACGCTGGTGTCGTCCATGGAGGATCTTGTCGCCACGTTGAATGTGGTCATGACCCATGCGGGTCATGATGCGATCCCCGAGGACAAGGTGGCTCATATGGTTGGTATGGGCGCCAAGGTGCTGATCCAGCGCGGCCTTGACTACAACAACGTCTCCTGGACCGACGACACCATTGCGCCGCTGTTTCAGCATTTCCTGGAACATTACGCAGACAACAGCACGGTGCACACGCGCCCCTTCGACGGGGTTGTGAACGCACTGCAGCGTTTCCGCGCTGACGGCTGGAAGCTGGCGGTCTGTACCAACAAGGCCGAGCGACTGACCCTGCCGCTGCTTGAAAAACTCGACCTTGACCGGCATTTCGATGCCGTTGTCGGCGGCGACACCTATCCGACCGCAAAGCCGCATGCGGAGCCGCTCCTCGGGGCGATCGAACGCGCCGGCGGCAGTGTCAAAGGGTCCCTTATGGTTGGCGACAGCGGTCCCGACATCAACGCCGCCCGCAACGCCGGCATTCCGGTCATTGCGGTCGATTTCGGCTATACGCCGGTCCCTATCCGGGAGCTTGGCCCGGACAGGGTGATTTCGCATTTTGACGAGCTGGCCGGTGCCGTTGCCGACCTGACCGCCCCGGTCAGAACGTCCTGA
- a CDS encoding methyl-accepting chemotaxis protein: MSSGTDAEQLSFVLDSLEDDLQVAAKTINSAAEKVQDRLVNQTETLEAIRSDSQSLADQSAVAEENASGLATSIQELTASSSEIGTQVSVSNKLAQDARDVAEQVNQGVLELKHAIDDIANVVSLISDIAKQTNLLALNATIEAARAGEAGRGFSVVASEVKALSVETQSATEQIVANIDRLNASAEMNIGSVAQIIEVIGKIRPSFAAVEDAVQTQVDTTNEIGERAQQTAEFVQEVVRTARTITRSAETAEEGGRLARETGAEMSAASGALQSRFTMMIRQTEFGDRRQHDRLPVKLSGTVTAGSLSARLETHDISEGGTLFRSDIDGQLRPGSSVALELNGIGQVDLKVVAVTEHGCHGSFVNPDQRFQEALHRKIAAIHASHAKEVERAQQGAARVSAVMEDLIARRQLSLDDLFDTDYRPIAGTNPLQVATKALPHLEKVLPEIQEDILGNCQGMAFCASVDRNGYLPVHNLIYSKPQKPDDPTFNAANSRNKRIFDDRAGLSAARNTRPFLIQSYARDMGGGNIVWMKEVDAPIIVQGRHWGGFRTAYKL; encoded by the coding sequence GTGAGCAGCGGCACGGATGCCGAGCAGCTGAGTTTTGTTCTGGACAGTCTTGAAGATGATCTTCAGGTCGCGGCCAAAACGATCAACTCCGCTGCGGAAAAGGTCCAGGACCGGCTCGTCAACCAGACGGAAACGCTGGAGGCAATTCGGAGCGACAGCCAGTCGCTCGCCGATCAGTCGGCCGTTGCGGAGGAAAACGCATCCGGCCTGGCAACCTCGATCCAGGAACTGACCGCCTCAAGTTCTGAAATCGGGACCCAGGTCAGCGTTTCCAACAAGCTCGCCCAGGATGCCCGCGACGTTGCCGAACAGGTTAACCAGGGGGTCCTGGAGTTGAAGCACGCCATTGACGACATCGCCAATGTGGTCAGCCTGATCTCCGACATTGCCAAACAGACCAACCTGCTTGCGCTGAACGCGACAATCGAGGCAGCCCGCGCGGGCGAAGCCGGCCGCGGCTTTTCCGTTGTGGCCAGCGAGGTCAAGGCACTCTCGGTCGAGACCCAGTCGGCCACGGAACAGATTGTCGCCAATATCGACCGCCTGAACGCCTCCGCCGAAATGAATATCGGGTCGGTCGCCCAGATCATCGAAGTGATCGGCAAGATCCGCCCGAGTTTCGCCGCCGTGGAGGATGCCGTCCAGACCCAGGTGGACACGACCAACGAAATCGGCGAGCGCGCCCAGCAGACGGCCGAATTCGTTCAGGAAGTGGTGCGCACGGCCAGGACCATCACCAGATCCGCTGAAACCGCCGAGGAAGGCGGCCGCCTGGCCCGTGAGACCGGGGCGGAGATGAGTGCAGCGTCCGGTGCCTTGCAGTCGCGTTTCACCATGATGATCCGCCAGACGGAGTTCGGTGATCGCCGTCAGCATGACCGCCTCCCCGTCAAGCTGTCCGGCACCGTCACCGCCGGGTCACTCAGTGCGCGGCTGGAGACACATGACATCTCGGAAGGCGGTACGCTGTTCCGGTCGGACATCGATGGACAGTTGAGGCCCGGCAGTTCGGTTGCGCTTGAGCTAAACGGCATCGGCCAGGTCGACCTGAAGGTGGTTGCCGTCACCGAGCATGGCTGTCACGGCAGTTTCGTCAATCCGGACCAGAGGTTCCAGGAAGCCCTCCACCGCAAGATCGCTGCCATTCACGCCAGCCACGCAAAGGAAGTGGAGCGCGCGCAACAGGGCGCTGCCCGTGTTTCCGCAGTAATGGAAGACCTGATCGCCCGGCGCCAGCTCAGCCTGGACGACCTGTTCGACACGGATTACCGGCCCATTGCCGGAACCAACCCGCTTCAGGTTGCCACCAAGGCACTGCCTCATCTGGAAAAGGTTCTGCCGGAGATACAGGAAGACATTCTCGGCAATTGTCAGGGCATGGCCTTTTGTGCCTCCGTCGACCGCAACGGCTATCTGCCGGTCCACAATCTGATCTATTCGAAACCGCAAAAGCCCGACGATCCGACCTTCAACGCCGCCAACAGCCGTAACAAGCGGATCTTCGACGACCGGGCAGGCCTCAGCGCCGCCCGCAACACCCGGCCCTTCCTGATCCAGTCCTACGCCCGCGACATGGGCGGCGGCAACATCGTCTGGATGAAGGAAGTCGACGCACCAATCATCGTGCAGGGCCGGCACTGGGGCGGGTTCCGGACGGCGTACAAGCTGTAA
- the rpiA gene encoding ribose-5-phosphate isomerase RpiA: MSDQFKKLAAERAADDVTSGMKLGIGTGSTAEFFVHALAKRVADGLDVIGVPTSERTRELAESLGIRLTTLDELPELDLTVDGADELDPQLSLIKGGGGALLREKIVAGASAQMIVIADGSKEVATLGKFPLPIEVVPFGLETTRRAILQVLEDMELPLELALRGGTEQPYLTDGGHYILDAHLQQIADPGTLADRLVAIPGVVEHGLFLELATKAYVAGTDGVKTVLPI, translated from the coding sequence ATGAGCGATCAGTTCAAGAAATTAGCCGCCGAACGCGCGGCGGACGATGTAACGTCCGGCATGAAGCTGGGCATCGGCACCGGTTCAACGGCAGAGTTCTTCGTTCATGCCCTGGCGAAGCGGGTGGCGGACGGTCTTGATGTCATCGGTGTGCCCACGTCGGAGCGCACGCGGGAGCTGGCGGAAAGCCTTGGAATTCGCCTGACCACGCTGGATGAGCTGCCCGAACTGGACCTGACAGTGGACGGTGCAGACGAGCTGGACCCTCAGTTGTCGCTGATCAAGGGCGGTGGCGGGGCCCTGTTGCGCGAGAAGATCGTCGCAGGAGCGTCCGCGCAGATGATTGTCATTGCCGATGGCAGCAAGGAAGTTGCGACGCTTGGCAAGTTTCCGCTGCCGATCGAGGTCGTTCCCTTCGGCCTGGAAACAACACGGCGTGCCATCCTTCAGGTTCTGGAGGACATGGAGCTGCCTCTGGAGCTTGCCTTGAGAGGCGGTACCGAGCAGCCCTACCTGACTGATGGTGGCCATTACATTCTGGACGCTCATCTTCAGCAGATTGCGGACCCCGGAACCCTGGCAGACCGGCTGGTCGCGATTCCAGGTGTTGTCGAGCACGGTCTCTTTCTGGAACTTGCAACAAAAGCTTACGTAGCCGGCACGGATGGGGTAAAGACCGTTCTGCCCATCTAA
- a CDS encoding DUF2059 domain-containing protein: MKRIKSFPRAAVMGAIMMTAGFLTTTAVAQDAVSESHLDAAKKVAVATKVLEPFDDILPILAEQTRTAFIQSDPTRAEEIVEVTQDVALKLAAKRSELNNLVYNAWAQAFTEEELIQLAEFYNTDLGKKLTNTIPAVTQYSVGAAREWQDKISTEMVTMVQEELAKRSQAQ, from the coding sequence ATGAAGCGTATCAAATCATTCCCGCGGGCTGCAGTCATGGGCGCCATCATGATGACCGCCGGTTTCCTGACCACAACCGCCGTCGCTCAGGATGCGGTTTCCGAAAGCCATCTTGACGCGGCCAAGAAGGTTGCCGTCGCCACAAAGGTGCTGGAGCCGTTCGATGATATCCTGCCGATCCTGGCGGAGCAGACCCGGACGGCCTTCATCCAGTCGGATCCGACACGCGCAGAAGAGATCGTCGAGGTGACGCAGGACGTTGCCCTGAAACTGGCTGCAAAGCGGTCCGAACTGAACAACCTGGTCTACAATGCCTGGGCACAGGCCTTCACCGAGGAAGAGCTCATTCAGCTTGCAGAGTTCTACAACACTGATCTTGGCAAGAAGCTGACCAACACCATTCCGGCCGTAACGCAGTATTCCGTTGGCGCGGCGCGTGAATGGCAGGACAAGATCTCGACCGAGATGGTGACGATGGTCCAGGAAGAGCTCGCCAAGCGGAGCCAGGCTCAGTAA
- the gor gene encoding glutathione-disulfide reductase, with protein sequence MTDFDYDLFVIGGGSGGVRAARIAATHGARVGIAEEYRYGGTCVIRGCVPKKLFVYASKFSEEFEDAEGFGWSVGERSFDWNRLIAAKDQEITRLEGIYRRNLENTKVEAHDSRAVLEDAHTVRLLSTGQTITAKYILVAVGASPNVDTALPGVEHVITSNEAFHLAELPNKVVVAGGGYIAVEFAGIFNGLGVDTTLIYRGEEILRGFDWDLRTTVRQEMEKKGIRVIRQDTFTRIEKKADGSLVGHTKAGLALEADQIMFAIGRKPHTTDLGLEKAGVEMDGIGAIKVSADSRTNVPSVYAVGDVTNRANLTPVAIREGHAFADTVFGNKPWTVDHSLIATAVFSQPEMGTVGLTQDEALERTPNLDIYKSSFRPMKHTLSGRDEKMLMKMIVDADSQKVLGVHVVGPDAGELAQILGITLQMGATKADFDRTIAVHPTAAEELVTMREPTERLRG encoded by the coding sequence ATGACCGACTTTGATTATGATCTTTTTGTCATTGGTGGCGGCTCCGGCGGTGTCCGCGCCGCACGGATCGCGGCGACACATGGAGCCCGGGTCGGGATTGCCGAAGAATATCGATATGGCGGCACCTGCGTCATTCGTGGCTGCGTGCCCAAGAAGCTGTTCGTCTACGCTTCCAAGTTTTCCGAGGAATTCGAGGACGCGGAAGGGTTCGGCTGGTCTGTCGGCGAGCGCAGTTTTGACTGGAACAGGCTGATTGCCGCCAAGGACCAGGAGATTACCCGCCTGGAAGGCATATACCGGCGCAACCTGGAGAACACCAAGGTTGAGGCTCATGACAGCCGCGCGGTTCTGGAAGATGCCCACACGGTGCGCCTTCTGTCGACCGGGCAGACAATCACTGCCAAATACATCCTGGTTGCCGTCGGCGCGTCTCCGAATGTCGACACGGCCTTGCCGGGTGTTGAACATGTCATTACGTCCAACGAGGCCTTCCACCTTGCCGAATTGCCCAACAAGGTCGTTGTCGCTGGCGGTGGCTATATTGCCGTTGAGTTTGCCGGCATTTTCAACGGGCTGGGCGTCGATACCACTCTGATCTATCGGGGTGAGGAAATTCTCCGTGGCTTTGACTGGGATCTGAGAACCACCGTTCGCCAGGAAATGGAGAAAAAGGGCATCCGGGTCATCCGTCAGGACACGTTCACAAGGATCGAGAAAAAAGCGGACGGTTCTCTGGTCGGTCACACCAAGGCAGGCCTGGCGCTGGAAGCGGACCAGATCATGTTTGCCATCGGGCGCAAACCGCACACCACCGATCTCGGTCTTGAAAAGGCCGGTGTCGAGATGGATGGCATCGGCGCGATCAAGGTCAGTGCGGATTCCAGAACCAACGTGCCTTCGGTCTATGCCGTCGGCGATGTGACCAACCGGGCCAACCTGACCCCGGTCGCAATCCGGGAAGGCCATGCCTTTGCGGACACGGTTTTCGGAAACAAACCCTGGACCGTCGATCACAGCCTGATCGCAACAGCCGTTTTCTCGCAGCCTGAAATGGGGACGGTTGGCCTGACCCAGGACGAAGCGCTGGAGCGCACGCCGAACCTGGACATCTACAAGTCCAGCTTCCGCCCGATGAAGCACACCCTGTCCGGTCGCGACGAGAAGATGCTGATGAAGATGATTGTCGATGCCGACAGTCAGAAGGTGCTTGGAGTGCATGTTGTCGGACCCGACGCCGGCGAACTGGCGCAGATCCTTGGCATTACGCTTCAGATGGGAGCGACCAAGGCCGACTTCGACAGGACCATCGCCGTGCATCCGACGGCAGCCGAAGAGCTTGTCACCATGCGCGAGCCCACGGAACGTCTTCGCGGGTAG
- a CDS encoding diguanylate cyclase domain-containing protein, with protein MKVPRQHISRLAFLLAGLLIAVTSISLLFVGFVASHASRQQAIANEERLFRSAVADHLRAIVREQITVASSDESVLKLVKGFDPSYARQSFDALWSTYRHSKVMLISGRGEVIAESFEDYTHIITRPIAEIPELQLIQEDVKQLFLKNRVRVPGGFGHRSLQGVDPGEYAVMGFVRIDGKPALFGAMPVMPDEFQVTLPDGPPTVLLSAHYIDEFLLRQLNGQLNFADFRFVDGSKTQDGGPGHVVEDASGAPIGLFTWKSQTVGESIWPTIIPVIALLSVALAALAFGIAWRIGQLTSSLQASERQNRYLALHDTLSGLANRLQFNRVLENAVKELPDKHFAVIHCDLDKFKAVNDTHGHAAGDAVIKTVAERLSKVVGRPGLVCRIGGDEFMVIYRGGTDRNNLEALSRAMIAAGSTPIPLPEGMDAHIGLSVGIAIAPQDGNTAELLVTRSDAALYHSKKMGRNRFTCYGDMPDENDDPDDLQPRQATA; from the coding sequence GTGAAGGTCCCACGGCAGCACATCTCGCGACTGGCCTTCCTTCTGGCTGGCCTGCTGATTGCCGTGACCTCCATCTCGTTGCTCTTTGTCGGTTTTGTGGCCTCCCATGCCTCTCGCCAACAGGCCATTGCCAACGAGGAGCGCCTGTTCCGCAGCGCCGTTGCCGACCACCTGAGGGCAATCGTTCGTGAACAGATCACCGTCGCGTCGTCCGATGAATCCGTTCTGAAACTGGTCAAGGGCTTCGATCCAAGCTACGCGCGACAGAGCTTTGACGCGCTCTGGTCCACTTACCGGCACTCCAAGGTGATGCTGATTTCAGGCCGCGGAGAGGTCATCGCGGAATCCTTCGAGGACTACACCCACATCATCACCCGCCCGATTGCCGAAATCCCGGAGCTGCAGCTGATCCAGGAAGATGTGAAACAGCTCTTCCTCAAGAACCGTGTCCGTGTTCCGGGCGGTTTCGGCCACCGGTCCCTGCAAGGTGTCGACCCTGGCGAATATGCTGTCATGGGGTTTGTCAGAATTGACGGCAAACCTGCGCTCTTTGGCGCGATGCCGGTCATGCCGGACGAGTTCCAGGTTACCTTGCCCGACGGCCCGCCGACCGTGCTGCTATCTGCTCACTACATTGACGAATTTCTTCTGCGGCAGCTCAACGGACAGCTCAACTTCGCCGATTTCCGATTTGTTGACGGCAGCAAAACCCAGGACGGTGGCCCGGGTCACGTGGTCGAGGACGCCAGCGGAGCGCCGATCGGACTGTTTACCTGGAAGAGCCAGACTGTGGGCGAATCCATCTGGCCAACCATCATTCCGGTCATCGCCCTGCTCAGCGTCGCACTCGCCGCCCTGGCATTCGGCATCGCCTGGCGCATCGGTCAGTTGACCTCTTCATTGCAGGCCAGTGAGCGGCAGAACCGCTACCTGGCCTTGCATGACACGCTTTCAGGCCTTGCCAACCGGCTCCAGTTCAATCGGGTTCTGGAGAACGCGGTCAAGGAACTCCCGGACAAGCATTTCGCCGTCATTCATTGTGACCTCGACAAGTTCAAGGCCGTCAACGACACTCACGGCCACGCCGCCGGCGACGCGGTCATCAAGACGGTCGCCGAACGGTTGAGCAAGGTTGTCGGGCGTCCAGGCCTCGTCTGCCGCATCGGCGGCGACGAATTCATGGTGATCTACAGGGGCGGGACGGACAGAAACAATCTGGAGGCACTGAGCAGGGCGATGATTGCAGCCGGCAGCACGCCTATTCCTCTTCCGGAAGGTATGGACGCCCACATCGGCCTCAGCGTCGGGATCGCGATCGCTCCACAAGACGGCAACACCGCCGAACTACTGGTCACCCGATCCGATGCCGCTCTCTATCATTCGAAAAAAATGGGTCGCAACCGCTTTACCTGTTACGGCGACATGCCCGACGAGAATGACGACCCGGACGATCTTCAACCACGTCAGGCAACCGCTTAG
- a CDS encoding diguanylate cyclase domain-containing protein — protein MTGRTDTSGGRQPPSVPRARGGRSITFWVYHLAALLIFLSTASLTFVAYMAWLEADKRALESEQFRLSYTLENIFREIARDQIVVAQWDTSFNALQAPLDKDFIEEEFIEELAQDFGFQRTFLVGVDGNLLAQAIEDNTRFDDIVLAPDNQVRQLAETTRQAFEDRKKASSSVFAEWYVPQSALIGIAATSFTVLDGSPALLSAIPVLPDDGNVRFTSHYPVILVNAVYLDKDWLADLNERLAYRDLKFFTGTPERMHPTNHLIHAADGSVFGYFKWDHAKPGRDIWMMAVPMIVVLALITAVVAFTAANRISRLSASLEESERRNRHFALHDPLTGLPNRHHFSDCLSYSLDGLPESGFAVLACDLDRFKPVNDSYGHEAGDKALCVIAERLSKLVSEDGVVSRIGGDEFIILLTQSTDRQALSSLAQQILSDIARPIDLGDGRSVEIGISLGIAAAPECGTNEKDLIRMADMALYRAKENGRNGFEFAGPHSVETAQSRGRMDLKTQPTHR, from the coding sequence GTGACAGGCCGGACAGACACTTCGGGCGGGAGACAGCCGCCAAGTGTACCGCGTGCACGAGGCGGACGCAGCATCACATTCTGGGTCTACCACCTTGCTGCCCTGCTCATTTTCCTGTCGACGGCATCGCTCACCTTTGTCGCCTACATGGCCTGGCTCGAGGCAGACAAGCGCGCCCTTGAAAGCGAGCAGTTCCGTCTCAGCTACACACTGGAAAACATCTTTCGCGAAATCGCGCGCGACCAGATCGTGGTGGCGCAGTGGGACACCTCCTTCAACGCCCTGCAGGCACCTCTCGACAAGGACTTCATCGAAGAGGAATTCATTGAGGAACTTGCCCAGGACTTTGGCTTCCAGAGGACCTTTCTCGTCGGTGTCGACGGAAATCTGCTCGCCCAGGCGATTGAAGACAACACACGCTTTGACGACATCGTGCTGGCGCCCGACAACCAGGTGCGCCAGCTTGCCGAGACGACGCGCCAGGCCTTTGAAGACCGAAAGAAGGCCTCCAGTTCCGTCTTTGCCGAATGGTACGTCCCCCAATCTGCTCTGATCGGTATCGCCGCGACTTCGTTTACGGTTCTTGACGGGTCCCCGGCTCTTCTGAGCGCGATCCCTGTCCTTCCCGACGACGGAAATGTTCGTTTCACGTCCCATTATCCGGTCATCCTGGTCAATGCCGTTTATCTCGACAAAGACTGGCTGGCTGATCTGAATGAACGTCTCGCCTATCGGGATCTCAAATTTTTCACCGGAACACCGGAGCGCATGCATCCGACAAATCACCTGATACATGCCGCGGACGGATCCGTTTTTGGCTATTTCAAGTGGGATCACGCCAAGCCCGGCCGCGACATCTGGATGATGGCCGTGCCCATGATCGTGGTCCTGGCGCTGATCACCGCGGTGGTTGCCTTCACCGCCGCCAACCGGATCAGTCGGCTGTCCGCCTCGCTTGAGGAAAGTGAACGCCGGAACCGGCACTTTGCCCTGCACGACCCCCTGACCGGCCTGCCAAACCGACATCATTTTTCCGATTGTCTGTCCTATTCGCTCGACGGTCTTCCGGAGAGCGGTTTCGCGGTCCTGGCTTGTGATCTCGACCGGTTCAAACCCGTGAATGACAGCTACGGACACGAGGCAGGCGACAAGGCCTTGTGCGTGATCGCGGAACGACTGAGCAAGCTGGTGTCGGAGGACGGTGTCGTGAGCCGCATCGGTGGCGACGAGTTCATTATTTTGCTGACACAGTCGACGGACCGGCAAGCCTTGTCGAGCCTGGCGCAGCAGATCCTGTCGGACATTGCACGGCCGATCGATCTCGGCGACGGCCGCTCGGTAGAAATCGGTATCAGCCTTGGCATTGCCGCTGCGCCGGAGTGTGGCACAAACGAAAAGGATCTGATCCGAATGGCGGACATGGCGCTCTACCGTGCCAAGGAAAATGGCCGCAACGGTTTTGAGTTTGCCGGCCCGCACAGTGTCGAAACCGCTCAGTCTCGTGGCCGGATGGATCTAAAGACACAACCGACACATCGCTAG